One Novipirellula caenicola genomic window carries:
- the lepB gene encoding signal peptidase I, with product MKSKSKKAPSSGTESASETPSAAKPDTRDPAEIRAESFRMAGQRETVEAFVVAFILALLFRAFLAEAFVIPTGSMAPTLMGAHKDQTCDRCGNLFQVGASLERRGASTDEVVVAGICPNCRHVNPLDLAGESDDATFNGDRILVSKFAYTLSEPERWDVIVFKFPGNPKQNYIKRLVGLPGETLRIHHGDVYRQPIAEQDGSDQIIRKPADKLLAMSQLVYDTAFQSPDLIAANYPSRWQPWTDGATSPPTDSWQVKRDAEGLTASLPTEAAARLHWLRYYHRWPDEQQWDRASKGLSLSDVDPYSSRLITDFYAYGSYVTVDADYVYDERPTLLPTRSGWFSRIARMLNGGYSSGTFSPSYESGKGPEQFEGRATYGSADLSRDGVHWVGDLILETDVETSADSKEVVFEIVEAGIPYRCTIDLTTGVAVLSIGEDDSRAFTAIGEKRNLHPTAQTAFTAGSRHRVRFSNCDDQIVLWVDDSVVEFDAPTTYDSRQFLSDAENHPYYVSAGKPLDAAPVGVGVRGGTSTVHQLRIERDKYYIATKASDAGMYDYEIEELGDLSSGRFSFRNQELMRRLMAEFQQVMADPEQWSDFEGWQTRRSVSFRLEEDQFFPMGDNSPESLDARCWAGTKLRPGMTAEADAWARADFVPRDLLVGKALLVFWPHSWNQPVPFTPNFRRMKLIR from the coding sequence ATGAAATCAAAAAGCAAGAAAGCCCCGTCTTCGGGAACCGAATCCGCCTCGGAAACCCCATCCGCTGCGAAGCCGGACACGCGTGATCCTGCGGAAATCCGCGCCGAATCGTTTCGTATGGCGGGCCAACGCGAAACGGTCGAAGCGTTTGTGGTCGCATTTATTTTGGCATTACTGTTTCGAGCGTTCTTGGCCGAAGCGTTCGTGATTCCGACCGGATCGATGGCTCCGACCTTGATGGGGGCCCATAAGGACCAAACCTGCGACCGCTGTGGGAATCTGTTCCAAGTCGGTGCTAGTTTAGAGCGTCGCGGAGCTTCGACCGACGAGGTCGTTGTGGCGGGGATTTGTCCAAATTGCCGGCACGTCAATCCGTTGGATTTGGCGGGCGAATCGGATGACGCCACGTTCAATGGCGACCGAATCTTGGTCAGCAAGTTTGCTTACACACTAAGCGAACCGGAGCGTTGGGATGTGATCGTTTTCAAATTTCCGGGAAACCCCAAGCAGAATTACATCAAACGCTTGGTCGGTTTGCCGGGCGAAACGCTGAGAATCCATCACGGCGATGTTTATCGACAACCCATTGCCGAACAAGATGGCAGTGACCAAATCATTCGCAAACCGGCCGACAAACTGTTGGCGATGAGTCAATTGGTTTATGACACCGCATTTCAATCTCCGGATCTGATCGCGGCAAACTATCCAAGCCGCTGGCAACCGTGGACCGACGGCGCGACATCACCGCCGACCGATTCGTGGCAGGTCAAACGGGACGCCGAAGGGTTGACTGCGTCGCTTCCCACCGAAGCGGCGGCTCGGCTGCATTGGCTTCGTTATTACCATCGTTGGCCCGATGAACAGCAATGGGATCGTGCGTCCAAGGGATTGTCGTTGTCGGACGTTGATCCCTATTCGAGTCGCCTGATCACCGACTTCTATGCCTACGGTTCCTACGTCACCGTCGATGCGGATTACGTGTATGACGAACGTCCCACGTTGTTGCCCACGCGGTCGGGCTGGTTTTCACGCATTGCACGGATGCTCAATGGCGGTTATTCGTCGGGCACGTTTAGCCCCTCTTACGAATCCGGCAAGGGACCCGAGCAGTTCGAAGGACGCGCGACGTATGGATCGGCCGATCTGTCTCGCGATGGCGTCCACTGGGTGGGCGATCTGATTCTCGAAACGGACGTGGAAACGTCGGCCGACAGCAAGGAGGTCGTTTTTGAGATCGTGGAAGCCGGCATTCCCTATCGCTGTACGATCGATCTGACGACCGGCGTTGCGGTGCTGAGCATTGGTGAGGATGACTCGCGTGCGTTCACCGCCATCGGCGAAAAACGCAATTTGCATCCCACCGCACAAACGGCATTCACGGCGGGTTCGCGGCACCGAGTGCGGTTCAGTAATTGCGATGACCAAATCGTGTTATGGGTGGATGATTCGGTGGTCGAATTTGACGCGCCCACGACCTATGATTCGCGTCAATTTCTGTCGGATGCCGAGAATCATCCCTACTACGTCAGCGCCGGAAAACCGCTTGACGCGGCACCGGTGGGCGTCGGGGTGCGTGGGGGAACCAGCACGGTTCATCAATTGCGTATCGAGCGTGACAAATATTATATCGCCACCAAGGCCTCCGATGCCGGCATGTATGACTATGAAATCGAAGAGCTGGGCGATCTGAGCAGCGGGCGTTTCAGTTTTCGCAATCAAGAATTGATGCGACGGTTGATGGCTGAGTTTCAACAGGTGATGGCTGACCCCGAGCAGTGGTCCGATTTCGAAGGTTGGCAGACGCGACGCAGTGTCAGTTTTCGTCTCGAAGAAGATCAGTTTTTCCCAATGGGCGACAACAGCCCCGAAAGTTTGGATGCCCGTTGTTGGGCTGGCACGAAGTTGCGTCCGGGGATGACCGCCGAAGCAGATGCATGGGCCCGCGCGGACTTTGTTCCTCGTGATTTGTTGGTGGGCAAGGCACTGTTGGTGTTTTGGCCGCATTCATGGAATCAACCGGTTCCCTTCACTCCGAATTTCCGACGCATGAAGTTGATCCGTTAG
- a CDS encoding SpoVG family protein — translation MQISEIRIKLMEGSEDRLRAFCSITIDGCFVVRDLKIIDGANGPFVAMPSRKLTGHCQRCSYKNHLRATYCNHCGVKLQVDADTDSPQKLYADVAHPINSDCRELIQNAVIEEFEAELSRSREPGYRSRYDDDFDYDDAGPSASPAREKSDNRSSAAPASSAADALIDEPDSESGSPKRPHFMDTPNREKASPQEDDDFGAGIF, via the coding sequence GTGCAGATCTCAGAGATACGCATCAAGCTAATGGAAGGGTCCGAGGATCGTTTACGAGCATTTTGCTCGATCACGATCGATGGCTGTTTCGTCGTTCGCGACCTGAAAATCATTGACGGTGCCAACGGTCCATTTGTGGCAATGCCAAGCCGAAAATTGACAGGCCATTGTCAACGGTGCAGTTACAAAAACCATCTTCGTGCAACCTACTGCAACCATTGCGGCGTAAAGCTGCAAGTCGATGCCGACACCGATTCACCTCAAAAGCTGTATGCCGACGTGGCGCATCCGATCAACAGCGATTGTCGCGAGTTGATTCAAAACGCGGTGATCGAAGAATTCGAAGCCGAGCTCAGCCGATCACGGGAACCGGGCTACCGCTCACGTTACGATGACGACTTTGATTATGACGACGCGGGACCGTCGGCCTCGCCCGCTCGCGAGAAAAGCGACAATCGGTCCTCCGCCGCCCCGGCGTCCTCGGCTGCGGATGCATTGATCGACGAACCCGATTCCGAAAGCGGCAGCCCGAAACGGCCGCACTTCATGGATACCCCCAACCGAGAAAAAGCGAGCCCTCAAGAGGACGATGATTTCGGGGCTGGGATATTCTAA
- the lpxD gene encoding UDP-3-O-(3-hydroxymyristoyl)glucosamine N-acyltransferase encodes MKKRLSSLAILAEGKLINGDGDTVCHGAFPLGEERSGHVTMIDDPRRAADLEHSEATAVVCSEPLANVSIAQIVVDDPREAFTKIVACFRPPVSLELPGWGIDPSASLADSARVHPSAIIGAGVTIGQRSRIMPGVVVMPNTQIGDDCVIHSNVTLYENTQIRDRVIIHAGSIIGANGFGYRQVAGRHVPTAQLGYVQIESDVEIGASVTIDRGTYGTTQIGEGTKIDNQVMIAHNCKIGRHNLICSQVGIAGSCTTGDYVILAGQVGLKDHITLGDQTIVGAQAGVMEDCEGNQVYLGSPATPQREQMQIMAVERKLPEMRREIKNLRRDIDRMIKQSEEAGKASMSTAKSPESISIRCHKKRAA; translated from the coding sequence ATGAAAAAACGACTAAGCAGCTTGGCCATCCTGGCCGAAGGAAAGCTCATCAACGGTGATGGCGATACCGTATGTCATGGTGCGTTCCCATTAGGCGAAGAGCGAAGTGGTCACGTCACGATGATCGACGATCCACGGCGTGCAGCCGATTTGGAACATTCCGAGGCGACCGCTGTCGTCTGCTCCGAACCGCTGGCCAACGTTTCGATCGCACAGATCGTAGTCGACGATCCACGCGAAGCATTTACCAAAATTGTGGCCTGTTTCCGGCCCCCCGTCTCGCTCGAACTGCCTGGTTGGGGGATTGATCCTTCGGCATCGCTGGCCGATTCGGCGCGTGTCCATCCTTCGGCGATCATTGGCGCAGGAGTAACGATCGGCCAACGATCCCGGATCATGCCCGGTGTCGTCGTGATGCCGAACACGCAGATTGGTGACGACTGTGTCATCCACAGTAACGTCACTCTTTATGAGAACACCCAAATTCGCGACCGCGTGATTATTCATGCCGGCAGCATCATTGGTGCCAATGGATTTGGCTATCGACAAGTCGCGGGACGTCATGTGCCCACGGCGCAGTTGGGCTATGTCCAAATCGAATCCGATGTCGAAATCGGCGCTTCGGTGACGATCGACCGCGGCACCTATGGCACCACACAAATCGGCGAAGGCACCAAGATCGACAACCAAGTCATGATCGCCCACAACTGTAAAATTGGTCGCCACAATTTGATTTGCAGCCAAGTCGGCATCGCCGGCAGCTGCACCACGGGTGATTACGTCATCCTGGCGGGCCAAGTCGGTTTGAAGGATCACATCACCTTGGGCGACCAAACGATTGTCGGTGCTCAGGCAGGCGTGATGGAGGATTGCGAAGGCAACCAAGTCTATCTTGGTTCCCCCGCAACGCCTCAACGAGAACAGATGCAGATCATGGCCGTCGAGCGGAAGCTGCCCGAGATGCGACGCGAAATCAAGAATTTGCGACGCGACATCGATCGCATGATCAAACAGAGCGAGGAAGCGGGAAAGGCTTCGATGTCCACCGCGAAGTCGCCCGAGTCGATTTCGATCCGTTGCCACAAAAAACGTGCCGCGTAG
- a CDS encoding 4-(cytidine 5'-diphospho)-2-C-methyl-D-erythritol kinase, which yields MQPLPLSSIAVTHPPAKLNLFLELIGKRNDGYHDIDTVMVAIDWRDQLRVQQTETAGVQLSVQWMPSLQIIADELGVDPESERGQSLLGIPDDSRNLVHQALTRFAARFGLTTGFSCHLAKSIPAGAGMGGASSDAASALLCAATLSGVPHDHPDLAVLAAELGSDIPFFLGNSLTPWTAARAQGRGERLTPVTLSTQLNTVVLFPPQSLSTAKIYSESSISDVPQLADTFVEALETGDLTSITSHMCNRLQEPASKIAPQIDEMLKSMWHHGLRGCQLTGSGSACFGLAESPIRASRLASQLRSQYSAIKQRGDGSHADRQTLPTARVVAANSVLVPAGIQVE from the coding sequence GTGCAACCGCTTCCCTTGTCATCGATCGCGGTCACCCATCCGCCCGCCAAGCTGAACCTTTTTCTCGAGCTGATCGGCAAACGCAACGACGGTTACCACGACATCGACACCGTCATGGTTGCGATCGATTGGCGTGACCAGCTCCGTGTCCAGCAAACTGAAACTGCCGGCGTTCAATTGAGTGTCCAGTGGATGCCGTCGCTACAGATCATTGCCGACGAACTTGGCGTCGACCCGGAATCCGAGCGAGGACAATCGCTGCTGGGGATTCCCGATGATTCGCGGAACCTTGTCCATCAAGCGTTGACCCGGTTCGCAGCTCGATTCGGATTGACGACAGGGTTCTCGTGCCACCTAGCAAAAAGCATTCCTGCGGGCGCGGGAATGGGCGGCGCTAGCAGCGACGCCGCCTCGGCACTGCTGTGTGCCGCCACCCTCAGCGGCGTCCCTCATGATCACCCTGACCTTGCCGTACTGGCGGCGGAACTGGGCAGCGATATCCCGTTTTTCCTGGGCAATTCGCTCACGCCATGGACTGCGGCACGGGCTCAAGGCCGCGGCGAACGCCTGACCCCGGTTACGTTGTCCACCCAACTTAACACCGTGGTTCTGTTCCCACCGCAGAGTTTATCAACTGCAAAAATTTACTCAGAATCGTCAATTTCTGACGTTCCCCAGCTCGCGGACACGTTCGTCGAAGCGTTAGAGACGGGAGATTTGACGTCAATCACTTCGCATATGTGTAATCGACTTCAGGAGCCCGCATCAAAAATAGCCCCGCAAATTGACGAAATGCTAAAATCAATGTGGCATCACGGGCTGCGGGGGTGTCAATTAACAGGCAGCGGATCGGCTTGCTTCGGCCTTGCCGAGTCGCCAATCCGAGCATCACGATTGGCATCACAATTGCGAAGCCAATATAGTGCAATAAAACAGCGGGGCGACGGGTCACATGCCGATCGGCAAACTTTACCGACCGCGAGAGTTGTCGCTGCGAATTCGGTGCTTGTCCCCGCCGGCATCCAAGTTGAGTAA
- a CDS encoding LpxI family protein, translating to MTNPALNSPVGIIAGWGSFPIEVAQAIVREGRDVCCIAIKGHASSELESICSDVHWLGVGKVGGHIRYFRRHGVKQVTMAGKLFKSDILFQGSVWLKHLPDLHAIRTFGPLLFGRKRDARDDRLLLAVTNTYTRSGMEICAATDFAPELLVKHGTLVGKPLTSRAQRDIQMGWLVARQMGGMDIGQSITIKDGTVIAVEAIEGTDACIERTGELCRRGGWTLVKVSKPNQDMRFDVPTIGPQTVQRVAQAGGSVIAIEAGKTIVVDQTQTVADARRLGITIVAMKQSDVATIENETAAANESHVA from the coding sequence ATGACCAACCCTGCTTTGAATTCGCCAGTGGGAATAATCGCAGGATGGGGAAGCTTTCCCATCGAAGTCGCCCAAGCCATTGTCCGCGAAGGCCGTGATGTGTGCTGCATCGCCATCAAGGGGCACGCCAGCAGCGAATTAGAGTCCATTTGCAGCGACGTTCATTGGCTGGGCGTCGGCAAAGTCGGTGGACACATCCGTTACTTTCGCCGTCATGGGGTGAAACAAGTCACGATGGCGGGCAAGCTATTCAAGTCCGACATCCTGTTCCAAGGATCGGTATGGCTAAAACACCTGCCCGACCTGCACGCGATTCGCACGTTTGGCCCGTTGTTGTTTGGCCGCAAACGCGATGCGCGTGACGATCGCCTGCTATTGGCCGTTACAAACACCTACACGCGTAGTGGGATGGAAATCTGTGCCGCTACCGATTTTGCACCGGAGCTACTTGTGAAACATGGAACCCTCGTCGGCAAACCGCTGACTAGCCGTGCACAACGCGACATTCAAATGGGCTGGCTCGTCGCACGGCAAATGGGCGGCATGGATATCGGACAATCGATCACCATCAAAGATGGAACCGTGATTGCGGTAGAAGCCATCGAAGGCACCGATGCCTGCATCGAGCGGACCGGTGAACTGTGCCGCCGTGGCGGTTGGACGTTGGTCAAAGTCAGCAAACCAAACCAAGACATGCGGTTTGACGTCCCCACGATCGGTCCCCAAACCGTCCAACGGGTCGCCCAGGCGGGCGGAAGCGTGATTGCCATCGAAGCGGGTAAAACCATCGTCGTGGACCAGACGCAAACCGTGGCCGACGCCCGCCGGCTCGGAATCACCATCGTGGCCATGAAGCAAAGCGACGTTGCCACGATCGAAAATGAAACCGCCGCGGCCAACGAATCTCACGTCGCTTGA
- a CDS encoding methyltransferase RsmF C-terminal domain-like protein, with product MSADSTPQNESFDDGSFHDLVGEALGPIHLSADELDAFVTSLSRRHRNVVRLRREVAAESLPFPVVPVPWYPLGYRCESDQTRPSKELAFAAGDYYVQDAGSLLALAALQADQPDVLKHQVVCDLCAAPGGKATAILEALQNTGFLLANEPIRSRVPALLHNLARTGSDRFAISQMDPDDLAKKLTGCFDVVVVDAPCSGQALLSRKRQSISALSPHQIEHSASRQQRILSAATRLLRPGGKLVYSTCTFAAAENEAQIDGLLASHDFTPETIPSLQPYASTVTNGCYRLWPHRDECAGSFAASLIHGETSWSAKTFRSNKPYKSPVSLNQWFNEPAAPDRYFGSDSSLYAIPSDAPVWVERVATQGPEVAHRTGKVWKPAHAAALRRGTSLSSRQTMDVDDEMAAQYLSGAPIPCSDRGWTVVQYQGRPLGWVKGDRGMGKNHLPTASRFTQLATPR from the coding sequence ATGAGTGCAGACTCGACTCCGCAAAACGAGTCCTTCGATGACGGCTCGTTTCACGACTTGGTTGGCGAAGCACTTGGTCCGATCCACCTTTCCGCAGACGAACTCGACGCGTTTGTAACGTCGTTGTCGCGCCGCCACCGGAATGTTGTCCGACTACGCCGCGAGGTCGCCGCAGAATCGCTGCCCTTTCCGGTCGTCCCTGTACCGTGGTACCCGCTGGGCTATCGCTGTGAGTCCGACCAAACACGTCCATCAAAAGAACTTGCGTTTGCCGCCGGCGACTATTACGTGCAAGACGCAGGCTCGCTGTTGGCGCTTGCGGCGCTGCAAGCCGATCAGCCCGATGTGCTCAAGCACCAAGTCGTATGCGACCTCTGTGCCGCCCCCGGTGGAAAGGCGACGGCGATTCTAGAAGCACTTCAGAACACCGGCTTTCTGTTGGCTAACGAACCCATTCGCTCGCGTGTTCCCGCGTTACTACATAATTTGGCTCGCACCGGTTCGGACCGCTTCGCGATCTCGCAGATGGATCCTGATGATCTGGCAAAGAAGTTGACAGGCTGTTTCGATGTCGTCGTGGTCGACGCTCCGTGCAGCGGCCAAGCGTTATTGTCACGCAAACGTCAATCGATCTCGGCGCTCTCGCCTCACCAAATCGAGCACAGCGCATCTCGGCAGCAACGCATCTTGTCCGCGGCAACCCGATTGCTGCGTCCCGGCGGAAAATTGGTCTACAGCACCTGCACGTTTGCCGCTGCGGAAAACGAAGCTCAAATCGATGGCTTGCTCGCTTCGCATGATTTCACCCCCGAAACCATCCCCTCGTTGCAACCATATGCATCCACTGTCACCAATGGCTGCTATCGACTGTGGCCACATCGAGATGAGTGTGCCGGCAGCTTTGCCGCGTCGCTGATCCATGGCGAAACATCATGGTCGGCCAAAACGTTTCGCAGCAACAAACCCTACAAGAGTCCGGTCTCTCTGAATCAATGGTTCAACGAACCTGCAGCCCCGGATCGCTATTTCGGCAGCGACTCATCGCTTTATGCGATTCCAAGCGATGCCCCAGTGTGGGTCGAACGTGTTGCCACGCAGGGCCCAGAGGTTGCCCACCGCACCGGCAAAGTTTGGAAACCCGCGCACGCCGCCGCGCTGCGACGCGGTACATCGCTTAGCAGTCGGCAAACGATGGATGTCGACGACGAAATGGCAGCGCAGTACCTCAGCGGAGCCCCGATCCCATGCTCGGATCGTGGCTGGACCGTGGTCCAGTACCAAGGGCGTCCCTTGGGCTGGGTCAAAGGGGATCGCGGCATGGGAAAAAACCATCTTCCCACGGCATCGCGATTCACCCAATTGGCAACGCCTCGCTAA
- a CDS encoding SulP family inorganic anion transporter, which yields MSNSQPPRSGAATSLFSPKTLPKDFLSGIVVFLVALPLCLGIAIASDAPPFAGVLAGIIGGIVVGALSGSHTSVSGPAAGLTAIVAAQIATLGSFEAFLLAVIVGGVLQIGLGIARAGALSAFFPSSVIKGLLAAIGVILILKQIPHIVGHDNDPEGEMAFSQPDNENTFTELLSTFAGDIHQGALVVGVLSILVLLMWEKIKPLKRSVVPGPLVVVLLGVAVSLYLRTLGGAWEITSTHLVQFPVAESPSAFFSFFTTPDYSQFTNPAIYIAGVTIAIVASLETLLNLEAVDKLDPQQRNSPPSRELVAQGVGNVVAGLVGGLPVTSVIVRSSVNVDAGGKTKMSAIFHAVLLLLCAVFFPQYINMIPLSALAAILIVTGFKLASPKLFSQMWNQGRYQFAPFIITLVAIVMTDLLIGILIGLAVSVLFILNSNLRRPIRRVVETHLDGDIMHVELANQVSFLNRAALHKLLLESPRGTHLLIDASESDYIDPDILSLIRDYKNNTAPARGVTVSLKGFRDKYQLQDEIQFADYSTRELQDRVTPEQVLSILREGNRRFVSGNRLSRDFGRQVNATASGQTPLAAVLSCIDSRVPAELVLDVGLGDIFSVRVAGNVIGTKSLGSIEYAVTVAGVKLVLVMGHTRCGAVTAAADLLSTNQDVTRATGCPHLHAIITEIEPSVDRDEYRAANAQGASHVEAVVDQVAVRNVMQTVVKIVNRSEAIAAAVASGQLMVVGAIYDVASGNIRFLDDEGQERTVLATAAQHA from the coding sequence ATGTCGAATTCACAACCACCTCGATCCGGTGCAGCAACCTCTCTCTTTTCTCCGAAAACGCTCCCCAAGGACTTTTTGTCAGGGATCGTGGTATTTCTGGTAGCACTTCCGCTTTGTCTCGGGATTGCAATCGCCTCGGACGCACCTCCGTTTGCCGGTGTTTTGGCAGGCATCATCGGCGGGATTGTCGTCGGGGCGTTGAGCGGATCGCACACCAGCGTCAGCGGCCCTGCGGCGGGATTGACCGCGATTGTTGCCGCCCAAATTGCTACGCTCGGTTCCTTTGAAGCATTCTTGTTGGCCGTCATCGTCGGCGGCGTGTTGCAGATTGGACTGGGGATCGCTCGCGCCGGTGCGTTGTCGGCGTTTTTCCCCTCCAGTGTGATCAAAGGCTTGTTGGCTGCGATCGGGGTGATCCTGATTCTAAAACAGATCCCTCACATCGTCGGCCACGACAATGACCCCGAAGGGGAAATGGCGTTTTCGCAGCCCGATAACGAAAACACCTTCACCGAACTCCTCTCGACCTTTGCCGGCGACATCCACCAGGGTGCCTTGGTGGTCGGCGTCCTCTCGATCCTCGTGCTATTGATGTGGGAGAAGATCAAACCGCTCAAACGCTCGGTCGTTCCAGGACCATTGGTGGTCGTTTTGCTAGGGGTTGCGGTCAGTCTGTATCTGCGGACCTTGGGCGGAGCTTGGGAGATCACTTCGACTCACCTTGTTCAATTCCCGGTCGCGGAATCGCCATCGGCGTTTTTCTCGTTCTTCACCACTCCTGATTATTCTCAATTCACCAACCCGGCAATCTACATCGCCGGAGTCACGATTGCGATTGTCGCATCGCTGGAAACGCTGCTGAACTTGGAAGCGGTTGACAAGCTTGACCCACAGCAACGCAACTCACCTCCGAGCCGCGAATTGGTTGCCCAAGGGGTTGGTAACGTTGTCGCGGGGTTGGTCGGTGGATTGCCGGTGACGTCCGTGATCGTCCGCAGTAGCGTCAATGTCGATGCGGGCGGCAAAACGAAAATGTCGGCGATTTTCCATGCGGTGCTGCTGTTGTTGTGTGCTGTGTTTTTCCCGCAATACATCAACATGATCCCGCTGTCCGCACTTGCCGCGATCCTGATCGTGACCGGTTTCAAACTGGCCAGCCCTAAACTGTTTTCACAGATGTGGAACCAAGGCCGCTATCAGTTTGCCCCCTTCATCATCACGCTGGTCGCGATCGTGATGACCGACTTGCTGATCGGAATCCTGATCGGTCTGGCCGTCAGCGTGCTGTTCATTTTGAACAGCAATTTGCGTCGCCCCATTCGACGTGTTGTTGAAACGCATCTCGACGGAGACATCATGCACGTCGAACTGGCCAATCAAGTCAGTTTTTTGAACCGAGCTGCACTGCACAAATTGTTGCTCGAATCACCACGCGGCACCCACCTGTTGATCGACGCGAGTGAATCGGACTATATCGATCCCGATATCCTGAGTTTGATTCGCGACTATAAGAACAACACGGCCCCGGCACGGGGTGTCACCGTCAGTCTGAAAGGGTTTCGCGACAAATACCAACTGCAAGACGAGATCCAATTTGCCGACTACTCGACACGAGAACTGCAGGACCGCGTGACGCCGGAACAAGTCCTGTCGATCTTGCGTGAAGGCAACCGGCGTTTTGTGTCTGGCAATCGCTTGTCACGTGACTTCGGACGTCAAGTCAATGCAACGGCCTCGGGACAAACCCCATTGGCAGCCGTGCTAAGTTGTATCGATTCGCGAGTGCCGGCCGAACTGGTGCTTGATGTGGGGCTTGGCGACATTTTCAGTGTTCGTGTCGCAGGCAACGTGATCGGCACCAAGTCGCTCGGCAGCATCGAATACGCCGTCACCGTCGCTGGCGTCAAACTTGTGCTTGTGATGGGACACACGCGTTGTGGTGCCGTGACCGCTGCGGCGGACCTGTTGAGCACAAACCAGGACGTCACCCGGGCGACGGGTTGCCCGCATCTCCACGCGATCATCACGGAGATCGAACCGTCGGTCGATCGTGATGAATACCGTGCTGCAAATGCCCAGGGCGCGTCGCATGTCGAAGCCGTTGTGGATCAAGTCGCCGTGCGAAATGTGATGCAGACGGTGGTTAAGATCGTGAATCGAAGCGAGGCCATTGCGGCAGCCGTGGCGTCGGGGCAATTGATGGTCGTGGGCGCTATCTATGATGTCGCGAGCGGTAACATCCGCTTCCTGGATGACGAAGGCCAGGAAAGGACCGTCTTGGCCACGGCGGCCCAGCACGCGTAA